In Lathyrus oleraceus cultivar Zhongwan6 chromosome 2, CAAS_Psat_ZW6_1.0, whole genome shotgun sequence, the DNA window TAGGTTGATATTGTCGCATCTTAAAAAATACGATTCTTCGTGACGATCGCggaaaaaaaataattttaacaGAGCCACCacgaactttatttattttaatgaaggaaagagaaaatatcgataaaatctttaaaaaaagaaaatgatcatCGCAACCAAATTCAGATTCGGAActcgattacgcaaggggaaggtattagcaccactAACGTCtattgtactcaacgagaaccttttagttaaacttgcgattgaatgttagcttatgtcAATAATTCAGATAAATAAATATATATGTCATGGTCATTATTGGATAAAGATTAATAGCTCTCATTTATTAATTTGCATATATAGATTATGCATATGTTGATATTGACCCATCTTGAAAAATATGATTCTTCGTGATCGTCGCGGAAAAAAATGATTCTAACAGAGTCTCCacgaactttatttattctaataaaggaaagggaaaatatcgataaaatctttaaaaaaagaaaatggtcatcgcaaccaaattcgggttcgaAAGTCAATTACACAAGGGAAAAATATTAGCATCCCTAACATCTATTCTACTCAACGAaaaccttttagttaaacttaCGATTGAATGCAAGCTTATGTCAATAATTCAAATAGATAAATATATATGTGATGATCTTTATTGGATAAAGATTAATAGCTCTCATTTATTAATTTGCAGATATAGATGATGCATATGTTGATATTTTTGCATCTTGAAAAATACGATTCTTCgtgatggtcgcggaaaaaaatGATTTTAACCGAGTCGCCACAAACTTTATTTATTATAATGAAGGAAAGGTAAAATGTtgataaaatatttttaaaaagaaaatgatcgtcgcaaccaaattcgggttttgtagtcgattacgcaaggggaatatattagcacccctaacgtctattgtactcaacgagaaccttttagttaaacttgtgattgaatgttagcttatgtcAATAACTCAGATAGATAAATATATATGTGACGATCTTTATTGGATAAAGATTAATAGCTCTCATTTATTAATTTGCATATATAGATGATGCATATGTTGATATTGCCGCATCTTGAAAAATATGATTCTTCGTGATGGTCACGGAAAAAAACGATTCTAACAGAGTTGCCACGGACTTTATTTATTCTAATGAAGGAAAaagaaaatatcgataaaacctttgaaaaaagaaaatgattgtCGCAACCAAATACGAGTTCGGAATTCGATTATGCAAGGAaaaagtattagcacccctaacgtctattgtactcaacgagaaccttttagttaagcttgcgattgaatgttagcttatgtcAATAATTTAGATAGATAAATATATATGTGATGGTGTTTATTGGATAATTTGCACATATAGATGATGCATATGTTAATATTGTCGCATCTTGAAAAATAAGATTCTTTgtgatggtcgcggaaaaaaatgattctaacagagtcgccacaaactttatttattctaatgaaggaaagggaaaatatcgataaagtttttaaaaaaagaaaatggtcATCGCAAACAAATTCGGATTCGGaagttgattacgcaaggggaaggtattaacacccctaacGTCTATTGTACTCAACGAGAATCTTTTAGTGAAACTTGCGATTGATTGTTAACTTATGctatttgttttcttcgagtaATGAAAAAGTgtaaaaggaaaagaaaaggggtcgcaaaaatgtttttattagggtgcttgacaagattgtGAGGCTTGCTACTACGTATCCTCAAGTAtaatgaggaattcaaagctacgtagttctgGGCAAGACAAAAGATATTTTTGGTGGTTTTTGTTATAATGTTTGACGAGATGATAAATCTCGCTCCTACATATCTCCAGGTGCGTGGAGACCTTAAATCTATGTAGTTCTTGGTAGCCAATAgtgttggttgattgattttaatgGACAAATGTTTAGGTTGCGTTATAAAGGTTAGACGCTGACTTGTTTGCTCACGGACATGAGACTTAGCGTTTGTTTATGTTACGGTAGaatggattatgtttgatcatgttCTAGCAGTTTGAACATTTAGTTGTATGCTCACGCATGGGGGGCTTTAAGCGCTTGATGTATACGCGTTAGAAAGGACTAAAAAATGTTCGCATGTGAAAaggtttcgatcgcacggggtAAGAAAAAGATAagtttgattggtttcgatccATGGGGAGAGAAGTTAGGTTTAATGTGTTTGAATATGTTTTAGAGGGAAGACGATTATCCAAACAGAGAGCTCTACAATAGTGTTCAAATAATCAAAGATTGAGGAAGGTCTAAACCTAATCAATCCTTTTTATTCTTTATTACAAAAAAATGCGGCAAATTTCAGTCCAAGTTCATTAACAGAAGACGATTATTCGGACATGaagctctacagcagtgtccaaataatcggaGACAGAGGAAGGTCTAAACCTAATCAGTCatttttcttctataagagaatCAACTAAATTCAATTAGTTATTGTATTTTATTACAAAAGACGAGCATTCAGGACATAAAGCGCTACAACATTGCCCAAATAATCAGGAAGGAAAAAGGTATACACCCATCATTCTTTTTCATCCAAGTTGTTGTGAAAAATGAGTTTGAAAGGTTTTGATTGTAAATCGGTTTCGGAATGGTTTGAAGTTGAATTGAATCGAAACAGATTGGTTTGAGAAAAAGAATACACTTGGCGTTGGACCAAGGATTTTTGCTTATTGAAAACGTACATGTTAAGTCGTCTTATTACTTAATTAATTCATGAGTAAAATGGTAATAAAAAAATGCAAAGTTAACCATAATATGCTCAATTTATGGTTAACCATAACGCGACAAAAATATCTATCAATATATTGAAATTTTCAATGACATAATGACATAAAATTGATAAATCTGCGATTTAAAATATGATTTATCACAATGAAATTAAATAACAACAATATAAATTTATTTACAATATATGGGAAGTGCAAAAAGGTTAATGAGCCTAACATTCATACAAAAAGGCAATACTTAAATTAAATTCAGTTTTTGTAATAATAATATACAATAATTATAAATATACataaatttatttataatatatGTTGCTGAGTATTCACGTTGCAGATCTTGCAATGGACATGAGACGCTACTGCTTTATCTATTGAAAGGAAAGTCCACTGCATCAACGTCAACTATATGCTCTTCGATGGGCATGGTATTGCAATAGCTTCTTCAAATTGATGCAACTCAGAAAGTGATTGAGAGAGAAATTAAGAGCGAGCGTTCAGAATTCTCGAACACTAAAAAACTGACTTATGTACCATTCTATTTTCAGGATCGTTGCATTCCAACTCAAATGATATTATCGCATCATTTTGCTCCCTCATTCATTTGAAGTAAGGTGAATGTAGGTTTTGGGTTGTGTTGAGCGAGACGGGAGACAGAGATGAACAGGGGAATTTGGTGGCTGATGTTTTGGTCGTGAAAGAGTGAGTGTGTTTCGAAAGTAGATCAAAAGTTGAGGAAAAAGATAGGTGTAAATCAGTGATGGGTGGTTATGGAGGTGTGGCAAGATGAAGCAGGTCAAGATTGAAGTGATGTTGTTTGAGTTGTTGCGATTGGTAGATGTTTGGGTAGTGGTTGAGTTTGCTGATAAAAAAAATAGTGATGTAGGTTTTTTGGGTGGTTGTAGGTGGTGGAAGCAATGAAGTACGATGAGGTTATCTCGTTATTGAATGTTGTGGAGTGGTTCACTGCGGAAGAGTGGTTTAGATGGTGGTTATTGGAAGGTTGTTGTTCGTCACCGATGTAGGGTGGAGTAGATGGAGAGGACGGTTTAGTGGTAGTTTATAGAGGGAATATGTGAATCGATTGGTATGTTCTTTGAAAAAGAAGAACAGTAAAACTCATAGAAAAGGAAGTtccatttttctttttttattcaAAATGGGATCCTCCCCTTTCTTCAAGGTCAGAAGCCATTTTCCTTAAAAGAAATCCCGTACCCCTTAACGTGATAGAGAGTGGCCTCCTTAGGCTCTGTTAGGATTTCCGAAAGAAGCCCAAAAAACATATTTTCTCTTCATCATTTGGGACACGTGGCAATGCTCAATTGGTTAATTCTTCCCCTTCTATTTAACAACCAATGAGAGGGAGATCATGACAACAAGTCTTCAATGAAATAAGGACATGTGGCATGTCATTAATGGATGGAGAGAGATACTTTTATTactttttctgatttttctttattattaatattattatttgatttttgATTGGATGGTGGAAATAGACAAGGATAGCTAACATGAGTCattgattaatttgaatcaatTATCCAGATTAAATCAAAGAAGCACACATAATTTAAAATGCATATAAAGCTCTTTTCAGAAGCTTTAAAAgattaaaaatcaattaaataaatttaaacaAATGAAGACATGCAAATTCAACAAATCACACACTGTTAAATAAAtacaacaaaaataaaatgaagacatgcaaattcatatttaatttttttgaatattttgacaaaagaataaaaataaaatgactgaaTATGAATAAAAATTGAGTGCAAAAGTGCTCAAAAGATTAAAGTGAACGCACTAAAATGATCAGTGTAAAATGAACTTCTCGGAAACGTATAATTTAGAccaaattttgaaataaaaatgatCGGTTAAAGAGACTCAACCTGATCAAAATTTGActgaaaaagtagtcgaaaaaataaaatgagcatgcCAGGTTAAACTACGGGAATaatagattaataaaactgacgTTTGCATGCACGATCTTTAAGATTTTCGCCCGCTAATTTTATGTACATTTGAAAAACGATTCAACTGGTCTATGTGTTGATCCGAAAATTTATTCTAGACAACATTTTAGGTAATACGTGTGATGAAAGACATGTTATGCTATGCAGATGATGCAAAGTAAAAATAAAGTCAGATgtatgaaaattttaaaatgtCCGGATAAAGTTGGGGTATAACAGATATGATCATTGAACTGACTCAAATGAGATTTTTTAATGGTTAATATTACCTTAATCTATCAATAGAATATTCTCTATGAGATTATCATAGTAATTAACAAattatttattgtattttgaTTATAGACACCTAATACCTTAGGGTACTAGTTGAAAAGATATTGAATATGATTAAACACTTATATAATAAAAGAATAATCAAGATGGGATCCATCCACTCGTGGTAATGAGTTTGAGCTTTATGATTAAATCATGGCTAGAAAAAAATCAATTGAAGAAAAAATGAGTTTTTTAAGTCATTGATATTAACTTATTAGAGTTTGTCAATAATACGATACTCTAGAGTTAATTAGAGTTGTAATGGAAGAAAAATATTGTAATGGAAGAAAAATATTATATTATTCTTCTAGTGGTTCTTGAAAGTAAATAAATACTTCATACTATCTAGACGTTAAGGAATATTGTTAGACGCCTACCTTGATTAATATATTTGATTATTATATTATCGACATAGTAATGAACTTACATAGTCACACACAAACGAGTGTTTTGATTTTACTAAAGAATTATTTTATCATCCAATAATTAAATTATagaatataattaataaaataaaatattctAAGTAGAATATTATAGTATTTTTTACTAGcacaaaatatatatatatatatatatatatatatatatatatatatatatatatatatatatatatatatatatatatatatagaaaaaCTGAGcatatttattttgaaaaataaataaatgaaatatATAAATGCACCATGAAAATTATAAAGTTTTCAAACTCATCATTTTGGATTGTGATTCTTCAATTCTTAAAAAATAATGGTTATTTATATAATATGACATTAATAGATATAATTATTATTATGCATTATGATATATTAATATGTTAGGAATAGGAAACGGATTTTTTTATTAACATATATTATGCTTATCATATATAATATGTTGAGaataaaaaatagtttttttaaTTAACACGTATATAGGAATAAGTCTATAAATAGATTTCAAAATAATCAGTTAAGGCACATATTTTTCTTAATATTATACACGTATTGTTCAAAGATAATCTTATTTCACTAATGATAGTAAAAATTGATCTCGACGTGGATATATGTAGAGTTTTCATAGATTTGAAGAAATTTTCATGATTCACGAATTGATCAGTAGGTGTATTTTTTATATCTTGtctaaaataatatatttattttgCAAAAATAGATCCAATTTCATTCCACTATATGTATTATGAACACTAGATATTTTCAATTGATATCAATAATTCAAATAATATTGAAGCGacaataatattttattaaaaaatttgTACGCTTAACCGTGAcggttatatatatatatatatatatatatatatatatatatatatatatatatatatatatatatatatatatatatatatataatatatatatatatatatatatatatatatatatataatatatatatatatatatatatatatatatatatatatatatatatatatatatatatatatattctttaGTAAATCGATAATATATACAAATATAAATGTGAGCATGTTAGTGACGTCTTATAAGCTGCAAGTATGATTATATTTAACTTGGAACAATTTATGTTGTTATATATATTACAGTTTCAATTTTATTAAATAGTTTAGAATCATACGTGgtaaaatataattatattatattatgTATCGAGATGGTCTATATCGTGTAAGATATAATCGTTTCATATTATGTATAAGGATTAATTCTAAACATTTTTGGTATTCTAAAAGGATTAATTCTAAACATTTTTGGTATTCTAAAAGGCTTTGATTACATGATGTAATTAGTTATAATCTCTCTATATAAAATAAAGTCTCCGTAGTGTTTTTCAAGACACACGttttattcaaatgtctcttagtctccTAATTTAACATGGTATCTAGAGCCTGCTAAGAGACAATTCTTTTTTCGTCGTACTTTACCCGGTTGACCCACTGTCTTCCGGTGAGAATTTTTTTACAAACCGTGTCATCACTCCGGTTTGCTTCTCACTTTTCAAAATTCTCTGGTAACCTACACTATGCCAAACAAGGgattagacagcgctttttttgACATTAGACAGCGCTTAAAAGCGCTGGCTATACTGGCGCTGGTATaggtcttagacagcgcttaatttactaaaaaagcgctggcatagggggggtttagacagcgctttttcagtaaaagcgctgtctaaaacccccctatgccagcgcttttttagttaatttcatgttgaaattaactaaaaagcgctggcatagggggggtttagacagcgcttttactgaaaaagcgctgtctaaaccccccctatgccagcgcttttattaaaaaagcgctggcataggtggttaattcaacaaaatatagtgtaaaaaagcgctggcatagggtGGGCTATACCAGCGCTTTTACAGAAAAAGCGCTGGTATAGCCCaccctatgccagcgcttttttacactatattttgttgaattaaccacctatgccagcgcttttttgataaaagcgctgtctaaggtcaAAATTAAAATGCCTTTACCAGCGCTTTTTGcctaaaagcgctgtctaagactCCAAATTTTGGAGGATCTTTTTATACGTTTTCACCACATTATTTAGCACCTGTAAATTGCAAATTTCAGCAGATTTTCATAAATTGGAGCTTGAATCCAATCTATATGCACCTTATAGTTCAACACATTGTAGTTCTATCTTCTGAATATGCACATATACTTGAAAATCTATATGCATTATAAACACATTATAGTTCAACACAATATACTTCTAATTTCAGCAGTTTTTTGAGTATTTATATATATACTTGAAAATGTTTGCCTTTACAAAAAATCTACACATTTCTAATAACCTCCAAAAATGCTAATCAAAATGTATTTCAACACATTCTAGTTCTATCTTCTAAATATGCTATATAACCTGAAACAACACCAAATAAAGATTGTAGTAAGCAAATGGAATTCACTCAAAGTTATTCAGATCACATTCAAAATTAAAGTAAGAGTTCAATACCTCACAAAACCTGTAGCTCgataatgaattgacacaattcctCTTTAATTTCATCCAACTGATCTTTTGAGTAATAAGCACATCTatattcatcaaagtactacataataatataacatagTATGATTTAGTTAAATCTATTTAATTATGAGAAATATGTGTTAAATATgaaaataactcataagttagaaatcCATACATCAGATGGAATATCTGTTCGATCCATAAGAAGAGTTTCTTTCATAAACCTCAACGTGTAATATCCACAATCTATATTATTACGCTGTCGAGGACACTACACATGGAAAAACAATATGGATAAATATCCTAAGTTTTATCAtgtgtcatcactaatataatcAAAATTGCGATAATTAATATACCTCCACTCTATTCCATGTAATGTTATTGGCTTTTCTCTTTGGTACTTGAATTTTTCTTTGTgctcgaacagtttgtataatGCTATAATGAAATATAAACGAATAtttagaacaattcacataaatAAATAAGTATACACACGAATATTGGGTTATTTGCACTTACGTGTCAACTATCGTCTTCATAGCagggtatgttgtccaatcattgTGTAAAGAATCCAAATAATACACAATTTCTTTAAAAGGATTTATCGCGAccaacaaccaatgtccactgtaataAAACAAATGTTAGATGGAAACTTTCTACACGACGtcaaaatatgaaaaattatAACAGATGAATTTAGATTGAAGAACTAACCCGTCGCCGGTATTAAACGGTAAAAAGAACAACTTTTCTCTATCTGTGTCGGCCATAAAGCGCTCGACTACATACGTCCTGACTTCATCTGGTTTTCTTATCATTTCGGTTAAGTTCGTTTTCATGGGATTTAAGAATGAGAATCTTTGCTCCAACCCACGCGGACCCATCAATTTGTCATATAAATACCTtatataaaaacatcattaacatttAGACTATTCATATGAAACGAGTAAATAACTTGTTCAAGAATTTAAACAAAGTAGATCGGATATACCTCATGTATGTGTTGATAACACCAACGCTTAATTGCGTATGATacaaaatttgatcaaaatccTCTTTACCCAATGACTCGGCATACTCAAAACCAAAAATAGCTCCATCCATAGGTATTAAACGAACACATCCATCCGAAATATCTGTCGTTTCTAAATATGTATGGAGGCACGCTCTATACTTGGAAGGATTTTTCTTTTTAGCCCCGGTCCTCTTGGAAATTTCAGTCTTCTTAGCAACAGGAATCTAAATATCATATAATTAGTAAGGTGAAGTGTAAGATGACGAATTAACAGGAATCTAAATAGCATATAATTGTGATGTACCTCTTTTTGcgatgcaactgactcgatttcCCGCGCAATCCCCTTATCTTTTGctttggattttgtgggagtctaaTTAACATTAACATGTAAAAAATGTGTACGTAAAATGCGCGTAAAAAATTTGAATACCTAAAGGTTCATAATggttttaagcatacctcatatcctacgaTAATGAGGTctgtcggccatgcaacaaatgAACCTATGGCATCTCCCAATAAAGTTGCATCCGAAACATCGTCAGGATGTGGTAATAACGCATCCTTCTCCAAAGCAATATCAACCGAGACTTTCAAAGATCCAGTAGGGAGCGGTTTAGTGTGAAGTAATTCACCCAAATTGTTATGAACTTTccccttgccaaccatccgataaGTCGGTCTCGCTAAGTAGAGgtgacaaggtgaaatgccctaaaaccaataataaatatGACATTTTTAATGTGTATATATGACAATTAAATAAATTAAGCTAATTTAATTTCATAATAAGATATATAATTACCTCTGGAATAGTCGGTTGAAAATTACAATTGATACTATCTTTGTCACTAGTATCTTTAAAACCCGCTGCTCGATCTCTTTCTCTTTCCTTTCTTAATTCAAGAACTTCAGCTTTTAATGCTTCCAAAGTTTGCTGCAGTTCTTTATTGCTAGGAGtcttttgttttttaatattCAAGGATTTTTGAGTGATCCCAAATCCCTTgcccctcacccgaccagaatactcgGGAACATCTAATGCTCGACTCAGTATGCTCCTGCAATCAGTGTCTTCATATGGAACTATAGATTGAGATAGAGTCTCCTGAAAATCATATGAACATACACACAATAGTAATGTTATTGTCTTAAGTAAGTGTCAAAGTCAAAGTGTTCGAAATTGGACGATTCAAAAGTGTCAAAGTCAAAGTGTTATTGTCTTAAATAATGCTATACTTACACATTTCTCAAATATTTGTTGAACGTCTTCTTTAATCTTTCCATCCTTACCgacacgggcttccttccacaaaacatgtgccGGAAGAGATGTTTCAGAACTATTCTCCTTTGTTAACTACACATTAAGCATAATATGATCAAATATAACTCATGACAAAATATGATCAAATATAACAAGTATATCAATGCAATTTATAGATACTTACTATAGACTGCTCTAAGCGTCCATATCCAACACGCCCTTTTCTATAGGGATACGCCGGACTTGATGCTCTTTGCCGGTTTGTTTCACTTACACTCTTAAATTCTTGGGTTTTTCGTTTGGATTTAAACGTTTCCCATTCTTTAGGTGAAATCAAACTTGCATATTTAGATGGAAGCTCTGCATCAACAAAAGTACCTTCCGTATCCCTAAGAAAGGTGGTTGATAAAAAGGTTCTAAACCCTCTTAGTAACTTTCCGGCCAATTTGAGACAATGATCTCTTCTGTTTTCTTCGATGTCGAAACACCTCTACGAAAAACATACACACATTGCGTTAGTACAATTAATTTAAAGACATAATCGTCATTAAAAACAAATAACATCACATATggtacctttatctcactccatATTTTGTCTTTAGCTTCGTTCAATTGTTTATTTCTCCAATTATCACAAGTAATTGGAACTTCATTCCTTACCAATGCACCAATAAAACTTGTCAATgttgaaccgttaggctcaattagttgtcCACCTTCGTTCCAATGCACTTTTATTAAAACGCCTCGATCTCTATCTCGAATAACTTTCTTCATAACCGTTATTCCACGTTTAATTTCCCTTTCCGCACCACCAACGGTCTCATCACCATGTGGGTGATCCTCGTTACTAGCCATCTGTAATAAAGAAAAACATAAACACAATATTAAGCAAATATGAATACAAATCAAGTAAGTGTCAAAGTCAAAGTGTATTGAATTGGACGAAAATTACATGGTAGCCTACAAACGGGCCAAAGGACTCAAAAATGAACTCGATTCGTCCAAATTCCGAGTGGAAGCATGTTTTTTGTAACAGTACAGCAACAGTAAAATCAGGGAAAAAGTTGTCCGAATCGAAAAACAAAGTATACCATTGGCTCCGGAATCGTGGAGAAAGTCTATTTTCATTAATCACATGCATTAAAACTCATCACGATTCAAAAAtataaagaaatcatgcattatcagatataacttataatcaaagcaattgaaaacaaaaatataatgaaatcatgcattatcagatataacttataatcaaagcaattgaaaacaaaagaataaagaaaccatggataatttacctaagtcactaacatctctttcttttctttgttggaatattaatcacttgtttcttagcaatgcgtacggatgaattgatccaaattccctcattatgatcgtttcttatatatgactcatccggtataagatcatcaacttcatcatttctattcaactcattccgtctaatgcatgactcattctcaacatcaatatcacattgatcgacaccgctatcatcagtgactttgttagagaaaagcactatagaccattttgtactcttcgggtcattcacatagaacacttgtttagcttgagatgctagaataaaaggttcatctttgtaccccaccctagtaagatcaacttgcaaaaatccagacttatccattcgtatgccactactattcacccacttgcaaccaaagatgggaatctgaaacttctcgtaatcaaacacccaaatgtgctcaataactccaaaatatgacaaatttgcatatttggggtttaagtccttcatacttgatatatgcattgcttcagctagcacggtgacaccactattttgcatagtactcttatcatcttgttctttggtataaaatgtgtatccattaattgaatatgcgctatgagaaaacacatgcaaacttggaccatatgccaaacatctcaacctttctgttaccgaagaaggatctgaagagcgcttcaaataaatatgatccttcaaccattgtatgaaactttgattgtgctctataactatccaattttcatttctgttcggatttaaccttcggagtacatccttgtgcatttcaacatatggctcaacctcattattattgtgcagaacatacaaatgaacttgatcccgttcatcccttgatattgtcacaattttattcccaattaattttttaccttccattttgtcgaaaatctgagctctggggagtccaatcgattgaacgttagacaaatattcagtacaaaactcaacagcttcttcaacaatgtatcgttcaacaatacaaccctctggtcgacttcgggatttcacgtacccttttaatattttcatataccgttcagcagggtacatccatctcatataagctggtccacacaactgtgtctctttcacaagatgaacaactaaatgaaccattatgtcaaaaaaagacggaggaaaatacatttcaagctcacacaaggtaattacaatctctttttgtagtgttggtaagatctcgggatcgatcaccttactacaaattgacctaaagaaaaaacacaatttagttatggcacttcttactttttctggcaaaatagaacgtatacctatcggtagaaaatgttccattataacatggcaatcatgtgtcttcaaattcttcaacttgaggtctttcatagaaacaagtcttctgatatcagatgagtaaccttctggaaccttaacttcactcagagacttacacaaaatttttttctcctttctagataaagtaaaagcggcaggtggtagatatgttcgtcttcctttcttcacgggtgctaattcagttctcattcccatttttaacatgtcctgccttgctttaaggccatcctta includes these proteins:
- the LOC127118872 gene encoding uncharacterized protein LOC127118872 isoform X2; translated protein: MASNEDHPHGDETVGGAEREIKRGITVMKKVIRDRDRGVLIKVHWNEGGQLIEPNGSTLTSFIGALVRNEVPITCDNWRNKQLNEAKDKIWSEIKRCFDIEENRRDHCLKLAGKLLRGFRTFLSTTFLRDTEGTFVDAELPSKYASLISPKEWETFKSKRKTQEFKSVSETNRQRASSPAYPYRKGRVGYGRLEQSILTKENSSETSLPAHVLWKEARVGKDGKIKEDVQQIFEKCETLSQSIVPYEDTDCRSILSRALDVPEYSGRVRGKGFGITQKSLNIKKQKTPSNKELQQTLEALKAEVLELRKERERDRAAGFKDTSDKDSINCNFQPTIPEGISPCHLYLARPTYRMVGKGKVHNNLGELLHTKPLPTGSLKVSVDIALEKDALLPHPDDVSDATLLGDAIGSFVAWPTDLIIVGYETPTKSKAKDKGIAREIESVASQKEIPVAKKTEISKRTGAKKKNPSKYRACLHTYLETTDISDGCVRLIPMDGAIFGFEYAESLGKEDFDQILYHTQLSVGVINTYMRYLYDKLMGPRGLEQRFSFLNPMKTNLTEMIRKPDEVRTYVVERFMADTDREKLFFLPFNTGDGGHWLLVAINPFKEIVYYLDSLHNDWTTYPAMKTIVDTIIQTVRAQRKIQVPKRKANNITWNRVECPRQRNNIDCGYYTLRFMKETLLMDRTDIPSDYFDEYRCAYYSKDQLDEIKEELCQFIIELQVL
- the LOC127118872 gene encoding uncharacterized protein LOC127118872 isoform X1; amino-acid sequence: MHVINENRLSPRFRSQWYTLFFDSDNFFPDFTVAVLLQKTCFHSEFGRIEFIFESFGPFVGYHMASNEDHPHGDETVGGAEREIKRGITVMKKVIRDRDRGVLIKVHWNEGGQLIEPNGSTLTSFIGALVRNEVPITCDNWRNKQLNEAKDKIWSEIKRCFDIEENRRDHCLKLAGKLLRGFRTFLSTTFLRDTEGTFVDAELPSKYASLISPKEWETFKSKRKTQEFKSVSETNRQRASSPAYPYRKGRVGYGRLEQSILTKENSSETSLPAHVLWKEARVGKDGKIKEDVQQIFEKCETLSQSIVPYEDTDCRSILSRALDVPEYSGRVRGKGFGITQKSLNIKKQKTPSNKELQQTLEALKAEVLELRKERERDRAAGFKDTSDKDSINCNFQPTIPEGISPCHLYLARPTYRMVGKGKVHNNLGELLHTKPLPTGSLKVSVDIALEKDALLPHPDDVSDATLLGDAIGSFVAWPTDLIIVGYETPTKSKAKDKGIAREIESVASQKEIPVAKKTEISKRTGAKKKNPSKYRACLHTYLETTDISDGCVRLIPMDGAIFGFEYAESLGKEDFDQILYHTQLSVGVINTYMRYLYDKLMGPRGLEQRFSFLNPMKTNLTEMIRKPDEVRTYVVERFMADTDREKLFFLPFNTGDGGHWLLVAINPFKEIVYYLDSLHNDWTTYPAMKTIVDTIIQTVRAQRKIQVPKRKANNITWNRVECPRQRNNIDCGYYTLRFMKETLLMDRTDIPSDYFDEYRCAYYSKDQLDEIKEELCQFIIELQVL